The following coding sequences are from one Bacteroidota bacterium window:
- a CDS encoding Lrp/AsnC family transcriptional regulator, which yields MDKPKSADRPNGTRIPKLETLGIDAIDLALLRQLQVQGRTKRNELAESVGLSLPAVSERMRKLEERGILEGVAAKLDPKRMGLDVAVFITVTVEQSSNYPEFLRAAEAHPEIMEIHAITGDGSHLVKARTWNTSTLERLLGQIQTWPGVKQTRTNVVLNTYKETMALPIEELEPGLR from the coding sequence ATGGATAAGCCAAAGTCTGCAGATCGGCCAAATGGGACCCGAATTCCGAAGCTGGAAACGCTCGGAATCGACGCGATCGATCTCGCCCTGCTCCGCCAGTTGCAGGTCCAGGGACGGACTAAGCGCAACGAGCTGGCCGAGAGCGTTGGGCTATCGCTGCCGGCCGTCAGCGAACGGATGCGTAAGCTCGAAGAGCGCGGAATCCTGGAGGGCGTTGCTGCAAAGCTCGACCCGAAACGGATGGGACTCGATGTCGCTGTATTCATCACGGTGACCGTCGAACAATCGAGCAATTACCCGGAATTTCTCCGCGCCGCCGAAGCGCATCCGGAGATCATGGAGATCCATGCGATCACGGGCGATGGCTCGCATCTCGTGAAGGCGCGAACGTGGAACACGTCCACACTCGAGCGACTGCTCGGACAGATTCAGACCTGGCCCGGTGTAAAACAAACGCGGACGAACGTCGTGCTCAATACCTACAAAGAGACGATGGCGCTGCCGATAGAAGAATTAGAACCGGGATTACGCTGA
- the glnA gene encoding type I glutamate--ammonia ligase: MTKSEVLSHAKDQKVEFINVMFTDLLGVMKALTIPVSKLEDAIESNVWFDGSSVEGFARIAESDMYLKLDLKTFTVIPWSRASRAVTALIIADVYMPDGTPFEGDPRGILKRQLKRAADMGYTFNTGPELEFFLFKKNGDSLQPLPHDTAGYFDQTTDIASEIRKEMSFALFEMGIDVEALHHEVAIGQHEIDFKYDNALRCADIVIIMKYALKSIAMHHDLHCTFMPKPIAGINGSGMHVHQSLFSPDGKKNLMYDPNGEYLLSSLAKSYIAGQLVHIKAMNAILNPTVNSYKRLVVGYEAPVYVAWGQRNRSALIRIPRITKGREKAVRAELRCPDPSANPYLAFAVMLAAGLDGIEKKMQAPAPVEENIFEFTDETAAARGITTVAKNLMDAIEELKKDPVICEALGSYCVEKLVEAKTAEWDSFRMSVTQWELDRYLEVY, from the coding sequence ATGACCAAATCCGAAGTCTTGTCGCACGCAAAGGATCAGAAAGTCGAGTTCATCAATGTCATGTTCACCGACTTGCTCGGCGTCATGAAGGCACTGACCATCCCGGTCTCAAAGCTCGAAGATGCCATCGAATCGAACGTGTGGTTCGACGGATCGTCCGTCGAAGGCTTCGCGCGCATCGCGGAGTCCGACATGTATCTCAAGCTCGATCTCAAAACATTCACTGTGATTCCCTGGTCACGCGCCTCGCGCGCGGTCACGGCGCTGATCATTGCCGATGTCTACATGCCGGACGGCACGCCGTTCGAAGGCGATCCACGCGGCATCCTGAAGCGCCAGCTCAAGCGCGCTGCCGACATGGGCTACACGTTCAACACCGGCCCGGAACTCGAATTCTTCCTCTTTAAGAAGAACGGCGATTCGCTCCAGCCGCTGCCACACGACACCGCCGGATACTTCGATCAGACGACCGACATCGCCAGTGAGATCCGCAAGGAGATGAGCTTTGCGCTCTTCGAAATGGGCATCGATGTCGAGGCGCTGCACCATGAAGTCGCGATTGGGCAGCATGAGATCGACTTCAAGTACGATAACGCTCTGCGTTGCGCGGACATCGTCATCATCATGAAGTATGCGCTGAAATCCATTGCGATGCATCACGACCTGCACTGCACGTTCATGCCGAAGCCGATTGCCGGCATCAACGGTTCAGGCATGCACGTCCACCAATCGCTCTTCTCACCGGATGGCAAGAAGAACCTGATGTACGATCCGAACGGTGAGTATCTGCTCTCATCGCTGGCGAAGAGTTACATCGCCGGACAGCTCGTCCACATCAAAGCGATGAACGCGATCCTGAACCCGACCGTCAATTCGTACAAGCGGTTAGTCGTGGGTTATGAGGCGCCGGTGTATGTCGCATGGGGCCAGCGCAATCGCTCGGCACTCATTCGCATTCCGCGCATCACCAAGGGACGCGAGAAAGCCGTGCGTGCCGAACTTCGCTGCCCCGATCCGAGCGCGAATCCGTATCTCGCGTTTGCAGTCATGCTCGCGGCCGGTTTGGACGGCATCGAGAAGAAGATGCAGGCGCCCGCGCCGGTCGAGGAAAATATCTTCGAGTTCACCGACGAGACCGCGGCCGCGCGTGGCATCACCACCGTCGCGAAGAACCTCATGGACGCGATCGAAGAACTGAAGAAAGACCCGGTGATCTGCGAAGCGCTCGGCAGCTATTGCGTCGAAAAACTCGTCGAAGCCAAAACCGCCGAGTGGGACTCCTTCCGCATGTCGGTCACCCAATGGGAGTTGGACCGGTATCTGGAGGTGTATTGA
- a CDS encoding IS110 family transposase, whose protein sequence is MEHKYPILGIDVSKATLDGCLLAEQGHRTSVQVKNTSSGLRALALWLRRQGVTDVTVCLEATNLYGAAVALFFHEREQTIVLANPTAVHAFMRATMQRAKTDKADADLIARYAAAMAERLRPWHPLPAEYDELRDLVRHLHDLTRCRAKAKNRMEKLAYLTSAAKTHIERSIRADLAHYEREIRLITKDIRACLHEHEAMQKRYDLITSTPGIGFVTAVTFMAEVPNSQQFTHPKQLAAYAGMTPRVSQSGQRQPASQPISKMGNRRLRYAFFMASLSARQYNKAITVCTSNHASKKPMVLQMAVARKLIHLLYAMEKHQRAYDPKYQKSQRNGGTN, encoded by the coding sequence ATGGAACACAAATATCCAATCCTGGGGATCGATGTATCGAAGGCGACGCTGGATGGCTGTCTGCTCGCCGAGCAGGGCCATCGCACGTCGGTGCAAGTCAAGAATACCTCGTCGGGTCTCAGAGCCTTAGCCCTATGGCTTCGTCGCCAGGGTGTGACGGACGTGACCGTGTGCCTGGAAGCGACGAATCTCTATGGTGCGGCGGTGGCGCTCTTTTTCCACGAACGCGAGCAGACGATCGTTCTGGCCAATCCCACGGCCGTCCATGCGTTTATGCGCGCCACGATGCAGCGTGCCAAAACCGATAAGGCCGATGCTGATCTGATCGCCCGGTATGCGGCAGCGATGGCGGAACGGCTACGACCCTGGCATCCGCTGCCCGCGGAGTATGACGAACTACGCGATCTGGTCCGCCACCTGCATGACCTTACGCGGTGCCGGGCCAAAGCCAAAAACCGCATGGAGAAACTCGCGTATCTGACGAGCGCAGCGAAAACACACATCGAGCGTTCGATCCGAGCCGATCTCGCCCATTATGAAAGGGAAATCCGTCTCATCACCAAGGACATCCGCGCCTGCCTGCACGAACATGAGGCCATGCAGAAGCGATACGATCTGATCACCTCTACGCCCGGCATCGGCTTCGTTACGGCCGTGACGTTTATGGCAGAAGTGCCGAATAGCCAACAGTTCACCCATCCAAAGCAGCTTGCGGCCTATGCCGGCATGACGCCACGGGTCAGTCAGTCCGGACAGCGTCAACCCGCCTCGCAACCTATCTCGAAGATGGGAAATAGACGCTTACGCTATGCCTTCTTCATGGCCTCACTCTCCGCGCGTCAATACAATAAGGCCATCACGGTATGTACGAGCAACCATGCCTCGAAAAAGCCCATGGTCTTACAGATGGCCGTCGCTCGAAAACTCATACATCTCCTCTATGCGATGGAAAAGCATCAACGGGCATATGACCCTAAATATCAAAAATCACAACGGAACGGAGGAACGAACTAA